The sequence CTCAAACAAACAGAACTTCCAGGTTAGTAGGAGTTGATTGTTTCTTTTCACGTATTGAAGTAGTTCCTATATTTCAGCCATTAGTTAGCAGTGTTCGTTGGTTTCACCACCTGTGTAAGTGGGAATAGTTATGGGTCAGTAACTTTAGTTGTTTTAATCGTGTTTTAGTGTTTGCTTATGCTGTTAGTGGGTATTAGTATTGTGTACAGATCTTCACCTATATAATGGTGGTCTGATTGTTCTCTTAATCAATCGAATTAAGTGATTCTACAAGTTGTAGTAGAAACAATTCTCTTGTCTCCAGTTTCTTTGTGCATTAAGTGTTTGTTATATTGTCTGTGTGAGTTTATACAAGTTGTAGTATAAAAGTTTCTCACTACTCTGATTCAATCTTTGATCCTTAGAAACGTACTCTGATTTCTAACAGGGATATCGTCAGCTGGGAAGCTTTTTACATTTAAACAACCTATACAATTCCAAAATCATTTAGATCAAGGAACTCCATTGTCTATTCATTGCGGTTCAAGTAGGACCGATTTTGGTAAAAATATTTTACAGCCAGAAGAAGAATTTAAGTGGAAATTCGTACCTTTTCCATTGGAAAAAGCTATTTGCAATGTAAACGCATACTTAGCTATCTATGGTCCATGGGGTTTATGGTGTGCTAAAATGGATTGAATCTATTATTACCCTACTTGTTCCCAAAAAGGCCTGATACAGAATTGGCTCTTCATGTATTTATATAAAACAACTTGTTGATTAGGATGTGATCTACCGTTCTTTTACTAACTGATATGTTAGTTAGTAGTTACCGTGAAAATTTATATTTTACTGTTGCCACAGTTGAAAATGAAACCATCCTTTTTCATACCCGACTGGATTAAAGAATTTTGAGTGGTGGCCAACAGAAAGAATTGAACCCTACATGCTGGTTTGCGTATTTTTGATTGATCACACCAAAAGTAAGATATATAAATTATAATTGAATCGGTACATATAAGTATAAAATGCATTATGCAATTCAATTTGCACGGATACATTGTTTATGATTAATGGTGCATAGTTGCTTAGTAATTCTTAGCTTCTTCAACTTAAAGAATAAACAAAGTGATTAGAGACGAGACATTGCGAGGACTTGCTCAAGCTGAGGATGTTGATGATCAGGTACATAAGGGCGCCGAGTCGTTGTGTGTTGATTGATACTCTTAACCTGCGGTGTTGATGAGGATGTAGGTGGTGTTGATGAGGATGTAGGTGGTTTTGATGAGGATGTAGGTGGTGATCTGTATGTTTTCGCCAAAGCCCTCAATTCAAACTTCTGAATTTTTCCTGTCGCCGTCTTCGGGAGTTCCTCCAAGAACACAACCTTTTTAGGAGCCATAAAATGAGGAAGAGATTTTCTACAAAATTCAATAATCTCTCGCTCTTTCTTGGTGTCTTCGTTCTTGGGAACAGATTTTGATCTCAGTGTAACAAAAGCACAAGGAGTTTCACCGAAGAAATGATGAGGCATTGCAACAACAGCAGCTTCTAAGATATTAGTATGTCGATATAATACCGCCTCCACTTCGACACTACTGATATTTTCTCCCCCTGAAATGATCACATCTTTTGATCTATCTTTAATTTCGAAATACCCATCCGGATGTATAACACCAACATCACCGGTGAGAAACCAGCCATTTTTGAAAGCCTTCCGTGTTGcttcttcatctttgaaataACCTTTCATTATACTACTTCCCCGTAAAACGATTTCTCCGACCGATTTTCCGTCTCTGGGCACACTCACCATTGTTTCCAAATCTTTGACATCAATCTCCGCAAGAGAAAGAACACTAACACCTTGTCTTGCTTTCAACTTTGACTGCTCATGATTTGGTAATGCGTTCCATTTTGTTTGCCACTCACAAACTAACGCTGGTCCTGTTGCTTCAGTTAGACCATAAGCATGCgttacatgaaaccctaattcttcaatctTCTCTAATAAGGCTGCTGGCGGTGGTGCACCTCCTGTGAGAACTTCAACAGGATGGCTTATGAGTGACTggttattatgatgatgaggaggatttGGTTTCCCTTCTAAGAGAATATTGAATACGATTGGAGCACAACACATATGTGTAATTTTATGTACTGTGATGGCATGGTACATGTCTTCAGCGCAAGTGTTACGGATGCAAACATTAGTTCCTCCTCGTGCTGCAACTCCCCAAGTGAAAGTCCATCCATTACAATGAAACATAGGAAGCGACCAAAGATAAACTGGCTCACTTTTCATCTCCCACTGTAAAATTAGACTTTTCGTACTCAGGTAAGAACCTCGATGACTATACACGACTCCTTTTGGTGCGGACGTGGTCCCCGAAGTATAATTCAGCGTTATTGGATCCCATTCATCCAATATCTGATCACTAAAtggtacataattagggtttccacTTAGCAACAAATTTTCATATTCAAGCTCCCCTAATCGTATTCCTTTTGGCgaatcaacatcatcaatcaCGATAACAAGTGGTATCGAGGATTGAGAGATTGTACTTCCAAGTGAGTCACAAAGTAGTTTCATTGCTTCACTTGCCACTGGAACATACTGATAATCGACAAAAAATACTTTGGCTTCCGAGTGCTTGAGGATTGTTGCAATATTGTTCGCATCAAGCCTTGTATTTATTGCATTCAATACAGCTCCAGCCATGGGTACACCGAAATGCATCTCATAAAGAGCTGGAACATTTGGTGCTAGTACTGATACCTGAAAATTTAACCAACGACAACCCAAGTTAATtatagtttttagtaaaattaaCCGTATATAAAATTACATCTCTATCTCATCTATCATGATCATAAACACCTGCTTACCACATCATTCTTGCCAATATTTAGTGACCGGAGAGATGAAGCAAGGCGGAGGCATCGTTCGTAAGTTTGTCCCCAATTAAAATGGGTACGACCATAAATGATAGAGAGACGATCAGGATAAACTGATGCAGCTCTTGGCAAGAATGATAGAGGAGTAAGAGGGGTATAGTTTGCAGCACATTTAGGTAATCTATCcatttgatgatgatgaaaataaGGATACTATAGAAAGGATATAAGTAGCAAAAACAGTTTAGAACAAAAGAAAATTGGTATGTATATATATAGTTGTTGTTGGAAAAACGATAACTAGTTGCTTGTCTTAGAGTTTGATGAAAGATGAGAGAAAAGATGGATGGATATAAATAGGGGAGGGAGTGAAAAAGCTAGAGAGTGGATTTTTAAGACTTGATTAGATTCTCTTGCAGTTGCAAAGtagtggtagtagaagaagtagaAGTGGAGAAGAATAATGACCAAATATCTCTATTTATAGGGTTCATATGCATACTGGGAAAATGATGTGGAATTGTATGGAAATTGCTGGGATCGGGAAGTTGCAAAGATTTTACGTACGAGA comes from Papaver somniferum cultivar HN1 chromosome 7, ASM357369v1, whole genome shotgun sequence and encodes:
- the LOC113298304 gene encoding probable acyl-activating enzyme 12, peroxisomal, with the protein product MDRLPKCAANYTPLTPLSFLPRAASVYPDRLSIIYGRTHFNWGQTYERCLRLASSLRSLNIGKNDVVSVLAPNVPALYEMHFGVPMAGAVLNAINTRLDANNIATILKHSEAKVFFVDYQYVPVASEAMKLLCDSLGSTISQSSIPLVIVIDDVDSPKGIRLGELEYENLLLSGNPNYVPFSDQILDEWDPITLNYTSGTTSAPKGVVYSHRGSYLSTKSLILQWEMKSEPVYLWSLPMFHCNGWTFTWGVAARGGTNVCIRNTCAEDMYHAITVHKITHMCCAPIVFNILLEGKPNPPHHHNNQSLISHPVEVLTGGAPPPAALLEKIEELGFHVTHAYGLTEATGPALVCEWQTKWNALPNHEQSKLKARQGVSVLSLAEIDVKDLETMVSVPRDGKSVGEIVLRGSSIMKGYFKDEEATRKAFKNGWFLTGDVGVIHPDGYFEIKDRSKDVIISGGENISSVEVEAVLYRHTNILEAAVVAMPHHFFGETPCAFVTLRSKSVPKNEDTKKEREIIEFCRKSLPHFMAPKKVVFLEELPKTATGKIQKFELRALAKTYRSPPTSSSKPPTSSSTPPTSSSTPQVKSINQHTTTRRPYVPDHQHPQLEQVLAMSRL